The stretch of DNA ACGGATTGCTTCTGGCAGGAAAGTATTCAGCTATCAGCATTGCACTGCATTTGTTGATGGGAATTAAGAGCTCCATTCAGAATCGGTATCTGAAATGTAGTAGGAATTATCTCTTCTATGGGTCATTAACTCATTGTGCTTTGCAAACCTTCACAAAATGGACTTCAGCTCAGATGTTTATGATCAACCTCTTCAAAATGGTGGACATGCTCAATTTGTCTGGCCCAGGATGGATTTTCTGGTCGCCTGCTCAACTAAACAATGAGCGGAGCGTTGCGGATGGAGAGCATCTTCACCGGAGTGAACAAACTGAATCCTGCCGCCACCTTCAGGTCCGCAGCGCTAGACGAAACACCGAACCGGGCACTGCTTCACGCGTTCAGGAACCGCCTCGCTGAGCTAGGGACGCGCAGGCACCAGCACCGCCCCTCACCGTCTCAGCTCAAGGCGCTAGCGACGCGCAcgcaccgccgcggcggccgaaTCGCCGAGCGATGTAGGACCGTTAGAGGAGCGCAAGGGGAGCCGGAGGTAGCCGCTAGATGGGTGAGATCCGGAGGATAGAGCAGGATCCATCGCTGCGTCGCGAgcggagctcaccggcggcggcacggGCTCTCGTCGTCTCCTCCAGCGCCGGCGTCTCATATTTGCAACACACCGCCCCGATCCAAATCAGAGGTCCATTTGTAATTTTCGGGATTATATATTTTCAATAAGCCCTCTGGTTTGGATCGCggttaataatcgcgatccaaatgaGGGGCATTTTGTAAATCTGATCGGATATTTTCGGAAAACCCCATATTTTGAATCGCGATCAGTAATCGCAATTCAAATCAGGATTCCATATATAAAATCACCCTGGGGGCGGACGCCTTTGCCTCTGGCaccgacggccgccgccgccgcccgctcccatTCTTAGCTCAGGGTCAGCTCTACCACGACTCAACGAGAGCTTCACTCGTGTCGCGAGGCGGAGCCCCTGTGGATCGTGTTCGAGGTGTCCGGCACCATCCATCTCCACTCCTCCTCCGCGTCGCCTCCCCAGGGCCATCGATGGCCGCGGCCAGCGCGTCGTGCTCACCGGCAAGGGGCTCCATCTCAAGAGCTGCTACCACGTCATCGTCTGCAACCTGGTGTTCGATGGAGGCCGGGGGCACGCCGTGGACGGCATCCAAATCAAGCCCGGATCCATTGACATGATTCTGGATCGACCGCTGCACGCTCGCCGTTGCCGACTACGACGACGGGCTCATCGACATCACGCGGCAGAGCACAGACATCACGGCCTCAAGGTCCTTCCTTTCTTTAAAGCAAAATTCCTATCCTACTACTTGTTGTGTGATACCACGAATCTGCAATCCGATCAACAGTGATCCAAAAAAAAGATTAGTAGCTCATGAACCAACCAACCCATGACTGCAGATGCCACTTCGCCCGGCACGACAAGGCAATGCTCATCGGAGCCGACGATCCCACGCACGCGGCACGTCGGCAACCGCTTCATCAGGGTCACCATCCAACGGCACGTGGCGGAGGCACCCGCGCCTCCACTTCGGCAAGGTCCACCTCTGCAACAACTACACACGCAGCTGGGGGTCCTCCTGACAATTGCTAGACTTCATTGTTCTGGTACTGCACGGATTGCTTCTGGCTGGAAAGTATTCAGTTATCAGTATTGTACTGCATCTGTATGTATGCCATCCCTAGGAAATTTAACTTTTTATCGCTTGATGAGTCTTCTTCCGCTTCTCTTAATGAAAAACGTGCTCAGGCACGGTCACGAAAAAAATGAGTCTTCTTCTGCTCACTGCTCCTCTTTCTTCACCTCTGTCCCTCTTCTCATTGACATGTAGAAAACCAGAAATATTGATATTTTCCTATGTGTATGTTCAATTATGGTATGACGGTGCGGTTCCTTGCTCTACCAATCTCCTCTTCCTACCTCTCTGATTCTGAAACTGTGCGGAGAGCTCGTTGGCCGATGCTGTGGACCGCCATAGTTCAACTCAGTTCCTTTCTAagccaaggaagaagaaagcaaTCCTATGTGAAAAGAAGAAACCATTCTACGTACAGGCTAGGGGAACAACACAATCCATCCAACTATCCAAGCGAGCTAGAAACAGGAAACAGAAATCAATCTTCATGCGGATGGGACGCCCGTTGCTGCCATTTAGATGAGAAAATGGATTTACATCAACTTTGATAGACGCCCGCTGGATTAGGGGGCAcctgctcttcttcctctgtttcGATTTGGTGGGCAGCTGCACGAACCGAGGATGCAGATACCCAAGCTTCATTGTCATCCCCAACACTGACCGGTTTCTTCTCCGCGATGGCGCCCCCAGGCCTCTGGTAACTCCCTCACCTGCCTCCGCACGCGCCGCGCTTTGCACACCGGCCTCCGCCCGCACCGCCCTCCGCGCCCCGCCTCCACACGCTCCGGTGGCCAATCCCCACCTCCAAACGACGCCACCGTCGCTCTCGTCGTctcctccggcgccggcgccgtgtATTTGCAGACACCCCGTGGTTTCgatcgcgattaatagtcgCGATCCGGTCCAGGGTCCATTTATAATATTCGGGATTATATATTTCGATCAGCCCCCTATTAgggggtatttttgtaaataCAGGACCAGATACTTTCGAAAACCTccctaatttggatcgcgatccaaattaggggTCCATTTGTAAAATCACAGAACATATTTACGTAAAGCACCCTGGGTTCGGACGCCTCGCCTCCGGCACCGACGGCCGCCGCCCTCTTCAGGTCCCGTTCCAGCCGGAAGCGAAAGTCCTGTCCTCCGCTCCGTCCCCGCCTACCACGAGAGCTTCACCCTCTGCTGTTCTGTGGCAGCAAGCCGCGCGCATCCATGCCGCGTGCTTGAGCTCACGCGACCCGCCCTGGCCGGGTGTGGCGGCCTCATCTCCTCCAAGGGCACGGCAGCCGTCCGCCTGTATCCGTTGGAGTCAGAGATTTCTTGGTATTGACATCCTAAGTTGAATTTCCAATTTCTGCAATTAGCAGCAGAAGATCTCGCGATGCTGCCTTCTCGATCCGCATTCTACAATGCACTGTTCATCCTATCCCGGGAGACCAGCATCTCAGTCAGATACCTGCCCATGGCGGTATCTCAGAGCACACATCAAGGGCTATGCCTGGATTGCAAATTCATAGACCTGACAGTGAGTTGGATACATGTAGCATGGAGTGACAATCAAAACTGCCGGATGAATTTCCTATCAGGTTTGTCCTAAATATGGAAGCTAGGCAGTGTTTTTAACCGTTTTGCCTAGGGATGATGCATGTAGCGAGTGCGTGCTAATTCTATACTCCCCCGTCCTAAAAACAAATTATTCTAAAAATTCTAGAACAAACTAACAAGAAAGTAAAATCTCATATTTCCCTCCATTTATTACCCATATTTGGTACTAATTAATTAATTCTTGCATGCACATGCACTTTCTAAATAGAGTAAGATGACTTGTTTTTTAAGAATAAATTTTAAATCCTAGAATGATTTATTttttaggacggagggagtactctTCTACGGTTACATCTTTTCTTTGTGCAGGTAATGCCTAATTGTCTGCACTGTCCTTTTTCATCCAAATCATCAAGGACCATTTGTTCCAGACACAAGCCTAGCCAAATGCCATTCCTTTCATTCCCAATCCAAGGGCTCACAGCTCGAGATTTGCTTACAGAAGTATAAAATGGCATGGTGGCCAGCATGTTTCTCTGTTGTGTCCTTCCGCGGAGCCCATGGAGTCTGGTTGCATGCCTTCGGATTTTGGGAACAGAGGGTTGTTGAGCAGTGTGAAATGTGAATCCATGTCGGGATGATTGGCTGTATTTGGAAAAAGGACTGTTGACAGAGCTGTTTTCATCCTGTTGGGGAAAAAATGTAAAGCTGCAGCATATGCAAATTTGCAAAATTATGGGGGCTCACTAGCATCAATTAAGGGCTGATATGTCCGCCATGATAGTTGTGGGCATATATTTTATCGCAAAATAAATAATTTCTGTAGATATACATAAGTGCAATTTCGTGAGTgtaggaagaaaaagaaaactaaAAAAAAAATCTGCCTCAGCTGACCTCGCAGATACACCCCACCCACCAACCATTTGACCTATACAGAATATGCAGAAACATCAACTGATGATAGGCTGATGCCTGCCGCTGCCAGGATCAAATCTAACCATCTAAGGTCAGATGCATGATGGCTGTGTTTCCACAGAGCAGTGCTAGGCAAGTGTGTTTTGTACCAGAAACCACATGAATTTGAAGCGTTTAACCAGAACAATACTGACGACAAGAAGGTTCAGTTTAGCAAACGGCGACATGCCTGCATCCAGTTGAACATGAACTAAATGCACGTCAAAATTCAAATGGATGCGCTTCAATCATCCTGCTGCTAATTCTCAGAAGCGGACATCATGCTACAACAAACGTAGAGGCTACTAGTATCTCAGAGAGTGGTCATGGCTTTCCACAATCGCCGTGGCTGGCTCTCGGTTGACGAGGCAGCATGAGCAGATAACTTCGAAATATTCCGGTACGAGCACGTCCAATTATTCTGCAGGAAATGATAGGGTCTGACCGACCACATCCTGATGAGTGACTGGCCACTTGTAATGTTTATGGGAGAGCAGcagggcgcggcgcggcagctGTAAGATTCTCTGTTGCTAATATTGAACCGCTGATGCCAACCGCACTCCTGGTTCTTTCAGGATATCATTACCAGGGTCCTTCAGGCATGGACTAATCAGCTAGAGCTCCCTTGATGAGCTTGAGCTCCTTTGCATTTTTCTTAGTCTAGCTGGTGCACAGACAGACAGTGTAACAACTGAATTCAGGAATGGGctttaaaagaaaaaaaaattgagttcAGGAATGGCCGCGGACCTTAGTTTTGTCCTAAACAGCGTTCAAAGATGAACCGCATTTGGACACTTCAGCAAGGGGGTCACACGGCATGGCATGGGATGGGATGGACCTTTGGTGGTGGTGGGTGCACTGAACCGTGCTGAATATACTGAAACAATGAGCAGAGAAGTCTAGTTTGAAATTTAGAAATCTCATCTGAAAATGAGGACAATTTGTTCTCGCGAGAACGACACATCCAGCTCCTATGGACTGTACGTATCAGACCAGTCCTTGGAGGTTACAACGAAGTTGCAGCTAACTTGACGACCCCCCTCAGTTGCAACCAAAAAGACCAGAGCCCCAAACCACTTCTGACGCGCACCCACCGGGTAGTTTCCACCCATGCACGCACCGACCCGGTCCTCGGCCAGTCGTCGCCGCAGCTCTCCACTGTCTCCAGGCAAGGCAACGGGCGGCCCATACCCAACGCGACGCGTCTTCCCGGTAGATCCGCCTCCTACCCGGCCTCCATAAATAACCCGGTCAGCCCTCTCGGCTCGGTCACCATCTCCTCCTCATCTACCTACCTCTCTCTACCTGCAGCTGATCGATCGCCCGTCTCCACAGGCCTCAAGGATTTTCACCAGCGCTGCTAGCGATGACGAGGTCGgcaccagcggcggcggcctccgtCCCGGCGCCGACGAAGAAGCATCAGCACGCGCCGCTGCGGGGCAGCCAGCTGAAGCAGCTCCGCGAGATCTTCCGGCGGTTCGACATGGACGGCGACGGCAGCCTGACGCAGCTGGAgctggcggcgctgctgcggtCGCTGGGCCTGCGCCCCACGGGGGAGGAGGTGCGCGCGCTGCTGGTGGGGATGGACGCGGACGGCAACGGCGCCGTGGAGTTCGACGAGCTGGCGGCCGCCATCGCGCCCCTGCTCACCACGCAGACGCACCTCGTCGACCAGGCCCAGCTCCTGGAGGTGTTCCGCGCCTTCGACCGCGACGGCAACGGCTTCATCTCCGCCGCCGAGCTGGCGCGCTCCATGGCGCGCCTCGGCCAGCCGCTCACCTTCGAGGAGCTGACGCGGATGATGCGCGACGCCGACGCAGACGGCGACGGGGTCATCAGTTTCAaggagttcgccgccgtcatgGCCAAGTCCGCGCTTGACTTCCTCGGCATCGCCTGATCTTTCTGACCTTTCCAaccgcgcacgccgtcgcccgcccgcccgccgccgccgccattcatTAGTAGCGCTCACCCTCCCTCCATTCTTACTTAGGATGCTCAGCTCGATCTAGCTAGGATGACAAAGATGATGTAACTCGTGGATGATGGCTGCTAATTAACATGAACGCTCAAAATATGTACATATTTTTGATCAATTTTGTTCACTGCTGCTTCGATCTCTCTCGTCAATATTGTGGTTCAATTgtcaatatatattttttttgtcGTGGATTAGATTGTCTTGTTGTGTCGTGTCGCGGAACCGAGGAACGTGATCGCGATCCGCTTTTCTCGCCGCCGCAGAACGAGCCCATCCAGGCATTTGCCGTGCACCGACCGACACGGCGGAGCAACGCGCCGGCGGCGCTCATCATAACAAACAATGGATTGGAAATCGAGCTGTCCCCCATTCCAAACCGTGAAACGTTTTCCCGCAGACGCGGTGGCGCCGCCGCTTCGGTTTTGTCGCGCCCATCGCCGTTCGACGTGGTCGCCGACGACAGCGGCGCATGCGCAAAGCCAGGTCGGCGTCGCGCGTGCTGTCCAACAACAGCCACATCCACTTTGCCCAACAAAAATGAGGCCCATCCGAGAGAAAAAAAATATGAGGCCCAGCCCACCACGGCTGTGGCCTCGTGAGCAGCACTGGCCATATGGCCCATATCCATTGCAGATAGGAGTACGGAGGAGTACGTAGCAAGGTAAAACGATTCGTATTGATACAGTATTGCAGTCCGGGAGGAGAAGACACCTACTTTTAACACGAAGAGATCGATCATATTGCAGTCCAGCGTGTCAACGGCTATAGGGGCTACGTATAAACTTCCAGGGCGTACGTGTCTTCTCCTTTGCCCTCCAACACCTCCGTCGCCTCCACCACGGCTCGTCCAATCCGTCTCCTCGGCCTTGCGCTGCCGCATGATGGTGGCCAGGGCCAGACGATCCACCACGCCATGGTCAGACCTCCAGCCGGAACTTCTGGGCCTCGTCCTCAGCCGCCTCCCCTCCCTATCCGACCGTGTCCGGCTCCGAGCGGTCTGCCACCGAtggtgccgcgccgcccggctgGCGGCGCCCCTGCTGCCCCCTCCGCATCCGTGGGTGGCCCTCCACGACGCGACCTTCGTTAGCCTCCCGGCCGGCGAAACCCACCGCGTGCCTCTACCGGACGACGGTGCTCGTCGTCGCCGCTGCCACGGCTCCGTGGGCAGATGGCTCCTCTTCCAGGACAGGACCGACGGCGCGTGCTCGCTCGTGGACCCAATCTCCAGGGACGCTGTGCGGCTTCCTCGGCTGCCCTCGTTTGCCCCCCTGGGAGCACAGACCATGAGGGCGTTCTTCAAGCTGGCGCTGCCCTCGTCCAGGCGCGTGTCTCCGGATTCCCTTTTCGCTGTGCTGATCACCTGCGGAGATAAAAGTTCAATTTCTGTCGGCCAGGCttcggctgctgctgctcccgCGTCATTCAGAGTGCCCCATGAGACCATATCTGATGCTGCATTCTTCGACGGAAATCTGTAGACGATCTCGCGCAGCAACAAACTCTTCGTCCTTGACATTGATTCAAGCGACCAAGGCGAGCCCAGAATCCAATCCATGAGATGCATAGCTCACTCCATCAATGATTCAGGGACTACGACTACGACATTGCGAGCCTTTCGTAAGGGGTATGACTATACATATTGGAGATATCTTGTTGGATCTAGTGATAGGTTGCTGCAGATAAGGCGATTGGCTAGAATCCCCTCCACTGCGCGAGGTTGTGACAGAGTGCAACGGTATCGTACTGTTTCATTTGACATCTTCGAAGCAGACCTGACCGATTCCTGCGGTTAGTGGAGACCGGTCAGTGCTTTGGGAGGGCAAGCTCTCTTTGCTGGCACATACTCTAGGTCTCTCCCTGCTTCTGAATGTGGAGCCTAGGAGGATTGTATCTACTTCATGTGCGACTATGGTAGTGGATATTACGATAAAGATCCTTTTCACAACTGTGGTTTGTTCCACGTGAGAAATGGGATGATCACGTCTATGTTGCCAAAGATTGCGGTCGTGTCGACACCAGGTAAGACGGTGTGCCAAGGACGTACTGCTTGGTTACGGTGTGCCAAGGACGTCCTGCTTGGTTTTTCCATACTGAAGCTATGTAATTTGGAATTCAGTATGACATGCTTTGTTGTTTAAGAATTCTCATGCAAGACATGGTTTAAGCCGGTGCGGTCATACTTTGACAATTAATATCCTCCTAACGTCTGAAACTGAAGAACCGACCCCTCCCCGCCTCGCACGCAGCCACAAGCactctcgccgtcgccgtcgcgacTCGCGCGCTCATCCGCCTCCTAATTTTGGCGGGGGGCGGACCCCAATCTCTCTCCATGACTCCATCTCCACCCACCAACACGTCCCGCCAGCCCGATCCGCTCCCCTCGCCcctccccacacacacacatcacCACCACCGGAACGCTCTCAACCGTCAGCGTGGCAATGCAGCCCGGGGACCAGACCTCCGGCGGCGACGCGGGCGCCGAGGCGGAGGCTTTCGTCCCGCGCGGCGGGCTCCACGGCCTGCGCCGTCGCACCGGGCCGGTCTTGCTCGACTCGAGTCCCCGCAGCGGCCGCGCGGGCGACGGGAGGCGGTCCACCTTCCGGGAGGACGTCGGCCATGCCGCTGCCGAGACGTACCTCGTCACCGGCCTCGCCTTCACCCTGCTCGGATACCTCGGGTGATCTGCGTTTACCAATTACTGGCGATTAGCGATCCCCTCTTTCTCTGAATTTAGCTGGCTCCGATCTCTGTTGAAATTTCGGATGCTGCGATTACGTGGTTGTTATCGAGTTGGATGCTTTGATATGCTTCTATGCGTAGCTTCAGTGTTACAATTCGTTTACCGTTTCCTTGATCGACAGTGGTTACCGTTTGGAGAATTGCACCGGCGTTCATCGCACACCTCTCCAGTAGATCACTATGTATTACCGTCAGGATGCAAGTGGGTACGCAGTAGTTAGTTTTGCTGGGTCACTCCCTTCATTTTATTTTCACCTTTTCTGTTTTGGAACCTGAATTTGGATGAGTTTTGGAATGTAAGGGTAATAATTTATAAGGACCTGCATGGCTGCATCCCTGTTTCTTAAGGCGATAAGAACCTGTATTATTGCTTTGCCTTTTTTAACTGTTTCAGAGGGACACCATGGCATATTTTACATGCATGCACCAAAATGTTAATTTATGTTTGCTAGCTAAAGATTCATATTATGGTATATACAGTTTCTTGTCCTTACACCACAATGCACAAATGCATAGATCCATGACCAAATTTTCTACATGCTTTCTGATTTTTCAGGGTAGGCTATCGGTGGATATCGCAGCTCATTGCGCTCCTTCTTTATGCAGTTTTACTCATGCCTGGTTTCATAAAAGGTGCACAATAAGTAATTTTGATTTTGGCTGTTCTTGTCCTTTTGGTTATCTTGAAAAATTACGGTTACATATTCTTTGCCTCTTTGCTTTAATAGTTCTTGCATTTGCAACCTTTTCTTGTTTCTTTATGCTATTGATGTATGGATGACACTGAAGTATGGTTGGCATAGCATATTCTAACAATTAATATTTATCCCTTTTATTTGTTTTCAGTTGGGTACTATTATTTCTTTTCAAGTCAGGTTTGTAGAAGTGTAGTCTATGGAGAACAACCAAGAAACAGGTAAGTTATGTGCTATATAAATGCAACAAATTTTGTTGTACTATGCTGGATTTACTGAGGATTTTAGTACGCAGGTTGGATCTGTACATACCCAGAGATCACAGCAAATCTTGTCCAGTTGTGGCCTTTGTAACTGGCGGAGCATGGATCATTGGGTAAATGGCTGTCTCCTCACAATACATTGTAAGGTTCCTTCATTGTGACTTTCCTCGTTAATGATCTCTCTTATATTTAGTTACAAGGCATGGGGTGCTCTCCTTGGAAGGCGGTTGGCAGAGCGAGGAATTATAGTAGCTTGTATTGATTACAGGTGATGATGCCTTACAAGGCTTTTTGTGATGTAGTTCACTATGTACCTGTCATTCAGATTATGTTCTTGaactttattttttttaatcgGTGAGTATTGAATGATTGATTTCTCTTTGCTTGCTTGGTGAAAATATGAATATGTCTTGCAGAAATTTCCCTCAAGGAACAATAAGTGACATGGTCACTGATGCTTCTGAGGGGATATCATTTGTTTGTAATAATGCTGTTAGCTTTGGAGGGGATCCTAATAAGTAAGTGATACTGCGTCATTTGTTTGCTAGTACTTGCAGTTATCTCTTTGAGCTTTGTACTTTGTAGCCTGCTTTGGATGTTATTTAATTGTACTTTGGTTAAATCAAATTATGACAAATCTGCAGAATATACTTGATGGGTCAATCAGCAGGAGCACATATTGCGGCTTGCGCTCTCTTAGACCAAGCAGTTAAAGAATCTAAGGGAGAGCATACCTCTTGGAATCTGGCTCAAGTAAAAGCATATTTTGGTTTATCTGGAGGGTGAGAACATGAATGCCTAGGCTAGGCCGCTGTTTTTATTATAATAGTAAATGCATATTATTAATTAAATATTGTACCATTAATCACTTCTTAAGGGTACTAGCACAGAAAGTTATTTGTCTGCTACAAACACTAAAAATGTTTGCACCATGCTTGAATGATGAACCCCAATATGAACCTGTATTTAGCCCTTCACTTGACTTTTGGCCATCTGAAATTTCCTTTTAGCACAAAAGAACGTACAATAATCTATCGGATGAACAGTAATACAACCATTCTGTTTTCGTTGATCTCAAACTAAGACACTAATATGGTGTTACCAATCCTACATGACATATATGCTTATTTACGCTTTGTAGATACAACATCCAAAAGTTGGTCGATCACTTCCATGAACGCGGGCTTTATCGTTCAATATTTCTCAGGTAAACAATGTGTTATACTTGTGTTGTGGATGTGTTCTTTCTTTACTAGTATTAACTGAATACAAGTATATTTCAGCATAATGGAGGGAGAGGAATCGCTGCCACTTTTCTCTCCTGAAATCGTCACCAAGAGATCAAGTGCTGAAGCGATAGCTCTGCTACCTGAAATTGTACTAATGCATGGAACAGCAGATTACTCCATACCATCATCTGCCAGGTTTGATTGTTTTTCCTTCTGGGCTCCTCATTTTAATTGTGTTATTTATACTTGAACCGGTTACATATTTCTATTCCTTTATCAGGCTTTTTTCTCTCTAAAATTCAAAATGAATACATAAACAAAGTTGAAGGCACACTTCAGCAGTTATTCTCGATTGGAATTCTACTTGTAGATAGGGAACACTATACCAATTTTGACTCTGGTTTTTAATATCATTTAGAATACTTCGTAAAAAAGGCTAATTGTCAAATGCTTCAAGTTCCAGAAATGCTTAGACTTTCCAGCTGTATCGTTGTTTGCAAACACTCTCTTGTGCTGCCTGTAGCCTTTTTTAATGAAAATTACTTTGTGACcatttttcttttctgaaaccAACTTTAGAACTGTATTATTATTAGTTGGGCACCCATGTCTTTCTATTCAATACAATTCTTTCCTGCTCCATACTCAAGCTGTGAATAGCAATGTTTATTTTTTGTGCAGTGAAACTTTTGCGGATGTCCTTAAACATGCTGGTGGGAAAGTAAAGCTACAATTGTATGAAGGGAAAACACATACAGATGTATTTTTACAGGTAAGTTATCTTGAAGGTCAGAATATTAGTGCTGAAGTAGACATATCACCTTGGCTCATTTTTACATATATTACTGCATGAACTTCATCATGTTTTATTCCAAAGGAACGGAAAAAAACTTCAACCTGTGCCTGACTGAGCTCATGATATTTGTAGTTCTGAGTGTCGTCCCTTTATTGAAATCTTAAGCCAAAAATGATTTGACTGAAAATTATGTATATTCTTGAAGAGAGCATGCTTGAATTCTTCAACAAACCGCTGTAAAACAGAAAAACCTATTTGAATGCTGGCATTTTACAGGAGTTCTGCACAAAATTCATTGGAAAATTCTGCCATCCAGAACTTCAAATACTTAACCTTTTAACTTGCCAAAATCCACCTATCCAAAATACATAAGAAAAGGACAATTTTGTTCTTAGTCTTGACTTCATGCTCCATTGTAGGATCCACTTAGAGGTGGCAGAGACCAACTGGTTGAAGATGTTATTTCTGTTATCCATGCTGATGATGCACATGCGCGCGAGAAGGACGCTTTGGCACCTACCCCTGAGCGCCTGGTTTATGAGTGGCAACTAAAGTTGGCACGCCAAATTAGTCCCTTCTGAACAGGTTTTGTTTCTTTTCAAATCAATACTCTGCAGTCAGATTGATCTTTGTGGTTCCGCTTAGGTTTCCTCTGTTCCTCTTTCGGTGTTTGCGATCTGCGGGCTTTTGTGCGCTGCTGAGATTTTTAGTTTATTTCATGATAGGCCTGCACGCAGAAAGGGGTTTCTCCAAGACATTTGCTCGTTGATACTAGTTATCGTGCATGCACAAGAAAGGTATGCATCTGTTAATGTGTGCCAACATGGGT from Panicum hallii strain FIL2 chromosome 3, PHallii_v3.1, whole genome shotgun sequence encodes:
- the LOC112887561 gene encoding probable calcium-binding protein CML14, with the protein product MTRSAPAAAASVPAPTKKHQHAPLRGSQLKQLREIFRRFDMDGDGSLTQLELAALLRSLGLRPTGEEVRALLVGMDADGNGAVEFDELAAAIAPLLTTQTHLVDQAQLLEVFRAFDRDGNGFISAAELARSMARLGQPLTFEELTRMMRDADADGDGVISFKEFAAVMAKSALDFLGIA
- the LOC112887557 gene encoding probable isoprenylcysteine alpha-carbonyl methylesterase ICME, whose protein sequence is MQPGDQTSGGDAGAEAEAFVPRGGLHGLRRRTGPVLLDSSPRSGRAGDGRRSTFREDVGHAAAETYLVTGLAFTLLGYLGVGYRWISQLIALLLYAVLLMPGFIKVGYYYFFSSQVCRSVVYGEQPRNRLDLYIPRDHSKSCPVVAFVTGGAWIIGYKAWGALLGRRLAERGIIVACIDYRNFPQGTISDMVTDASEGISFVCNNAVSFGGDPNKIYLMGQSAGAHIAACALLDQAVKESKGEHTSWNLAQVKAYFGLSGGYNIQKLVDHFHERGLYRSIFLSIMEGEESLPLFSPEIVTKRSSAEAIALLPEIVLMHGTADYSIPSSASETFADVLKHAGGKVKLQLYEGKTHTDVFLQDPLRGGRDQLVEDVISVIHADDAHAREKDALAPTPERLVYEWQLKLARQISPF